A region from the Lolium perenne isolate Kyuss_39 chromosome 4, Kyuss_2.0, whole genome shotgun sequence genome encodes:
- the LOC127295340 gene encoding monosaccharide-sensing protein 2 isoform X2, translated as MVRELSEANAHMEKEFDLQNGHSIQGIIVAVSVFGAVVVTIFSGSLLDWLGRRAVLIYSSLLLFSGGVLMLWSPNIYTLLLARLIVGSGSGLVFTCVPIYISETSSPDMRGSLGTMPQFMFIVGIIFSYCMVFWMTLVSSYNWRVMVGSIFAPSIVYFALLVFYLPESPRWLVSDGKISEARISLQWLRGKDDVSGEISLIVDGINIIPGMGIGGNASSNPQGQSFVRTSTSQLSRYSSLYWHLSDPLVDLLGSIHENMSDTGGVRNNFFPAFHSFNFVERERMDEYREEDDSVQQNREAYPGDEGNNGDGLQASLLSQGASAEGYDTNAPFTSEGSSSYLRRHGTTGLVQEFAASLQDHDIEEEEEIHEAALFSHQPAHHDVEGTRIHPSRQQIVRLSETADIKPKWRVLLQPGVRHALCHGMLIQALQESAGINGLLRYSPQILEQVGVVSLFSDIGLGSHSTAILISALNALLMLPCITASMILMDICGRRALLLFTTPILMLSLSAIPLSSIMNMGSVAQAILFQVALTICFCSYVVGLGPIPNILCSEMFPTRARATCASFCSLSFWFGRLLSIYCFPVMLSTIGLTGACGVYAFMCSIILLFIYLRVPETKGLPLELIAEIFKFSKQEY; from the exons ATG GTACGCGAATTATCTG AGGCTAATGCCCATATGGAAAAGGAATTTGACTTGCAGAATGGACATTCAATCCAGGGAATAATTGTAGCAGTTTCAGTTTTTGGGGCTGTTGTGGTCACAATATTCTCTGGATCACTATTGGATTGGCTTGGAAGACGTGCTGTATTGATTTACTCATCTCTGCTATTATTTTCCGGTGGCGTCCTAATGTTGTGGTCTCCAAACATCTATACCCTACTCCTAGCAAGGCTAATTGTTGGATCAGGAAGTGGTTTGGTTTTCACATGTGTCCCAATTTATATCTCAGAAACATCTTCGCCAGATATGAGGGGATCACTGGGAACTATGCCACagtttatgttcatcgttgggatAATCTTTTCCTATTGCATGGTATTTTGGATGACCCTGGTGTCTTCTTATAACTGGAGAGTTATGGTTGGCTCAATTTTCGCTCCTTCCATTGTGTACTTTGCTTTATTGGTGTTCTACTTGCCAGAGTCGCCTAGGTGGCTTGTAAGCGATGGAAAAATTAGTGAGGCCAGAATTTCTCTACAGTGGCTTAGAGGGAAGGATGATGTTTCAG GTGAAATATCTCTTATTGTTGATGGTATAAACATTATACCGGGCATGGGCATTGGAGGAAACGCTAGTAGCAATCCTCAAGGTCAAAGTTTTGTTCGAACCAGCACCAGCCAACTCTCACGTTATAGTAGTTTGTATTGGCACCTTTCAGACCCACTAGTTGATCTTCTTGGAAGTATACATGAGAATATGTCAGACACAGGAGGTGTGAGAAACAATTTCTTCCCAGCCTTCCACAGTTTTAATTTTGTAGAACGTGAACGGATGGATGAGTACAGGGAAGAGGACGACAGTGTTCAACAGAACAGGGAGGCTTATCCTGGCGATGAAGGCAATAATGGAGATGGGTTACAGGCTTCTCTCCTTTCCCAGGGTGCAAGTGCAGAAGGATATGATACAAATGCCCCCTTTACATCTGAAGGGAGTTCTTCATATTTAAGAAGGCATGGCACAACAGGGCTTGTGCAAGAATTTGCGGCATCTTtacaagatcatgacattgaagaagaagaagaaatccATGAAGCGGCATTATTTTCTCATCAGCCTGCACATCATGATGTGGAAGGCACAAGGATACATCCATCAAGACAGCAAATTGTCCGGCTATCTGAAACCGCTGATATAAAGCCTAAATGGAGGGTACTTCTTCAGCCAGGAGTCAGGCATGCTCTGTGCCATGGCATGTTAATTCAAGCTCTTCAGGAG TCTGCAGGAATCAATGGCCTTCTACGCTACAGTCCCCAGATTCTTGAACAAGTTGGAGTAGTTAGTTTGTTTTCAGACATTGGACTTGGTTCGCATTCAACAGCGATCCTCATAAGTGCCCTTAATGCTTTGCTCATGCTGCCTTGTATAACTGCTTCAATGATCCTGATGGATATCTGCGGACGAAG GGCTCTTCTCCTTTTCACTACTCCTATCCTAATGTTGTCACTGAGTGCAATACCTCTGTCCTCCATAATGAACATGGGATCTGTGGCGCAAGCAATCCTCTTCCAAGTAGCGTTAACCATTTGCTTCTGCTCTTATGTCGTTGGTTTGGGCCCGATACCAAATATTCTGTGCTCTGAGATGTTTCCGACCAGGGCCCGTGCAACATGTGCAAGTTTTTGTTCACTTTCCTTCTGGTTCGGTAGGCTGCTTTCGATATATTGCTTTCCAGTGATGCTGAGTACCATTGGGCTCACAGGAGCATGTGGTGTCTATGCATTCATGTGCTCCATCATTCTTCTGTTCATCTACTTAAGAGTGCCGGAGACGAAAGGTCTTCCCTTGGAGCTCATTGCTGAGATCTTTAAATTTTCAAAGCAAGAATATTGA
- the LOC127295340 gene encoding monosaccharide-sensing protein 2 isoform X1, with translation MNSTVFSAVAVSIGYILLGWDFTTVLEANAHMEKEFDLQNGHSIQGIIVAVSVFGAVVVTIFSGSLLDWLGRRAVLIYSSLLLFSGGVLMLWSPNIYTLLLARLIVGSGSGLVFTCVPIYISETSSPDMRGSLGTMPQFMFIVGIIFSYCMVFWMTLVSSYNWRVMVGSIFAPSIVYFALLVFYLPESPRWLVSDGKISEARISLQWLRGKDDVSGEISLIVDGINIIPGMGIGGNASSNPQGQSFVRTSTSQLSRYSSLYWHLSDPLVDLLGSIHENMSDTGGVRNNFFPAFHSFNFVERERMDEYREEDDSVQQNREAYPGDEGNNGDGLQASLLSQGASAEGYDTNAPFTSEGSSSYLRRHGTTGLVQEFAASLQDHDIEEEEEIHEAALFSHQPAHHDVEGTRIHPSRQQIVRLSETADIKPKWRVLLQPGVRHALCHGMLIQALQESAGINGLLRYSPQILEQVGVVSLFSDIGLGSHSTAILISALNALLMLPCITASMILMDICGRRALLLFTTPILMLSLSAIPLSSIMNMGSVAQAILFQVALTICFCSYVVGLGPIPNILCSEMFPTRARATCASFCSLSFWFGRLLSIYCFPVMLSTIGLTGACGVYAFMCSIILLFIYLRVPETKGLPLELIAEIFKFSKQEY, from the exons ATGAACTCAACAGTGTTTTCTGCTGTTGCTGTTTCTATTGGTTATATATTACTTGGATGGGATTTTACAACAGTTTTAG AGGCTAATGCCCATATGGAAAAGGAATTTGACTTGCAGAATGGACATTCAATCCAGGGAATAATTGTAGCAGTTTCAGTTTTTGGGGCTGTTGTGGTCACAATATTCTCTGGATCACTATTGGATTGGCTTGGAAGACGTGCTGTATTGATTTACTCATCTCTGCTATTATTTTCCGGTGGCGTCCTAATGTTGTGGTCTCCAAACATCTATACCCTACTCCTAGCAAGGCTAATTGTTGGATCAGGAAGTGGTTTGGTTTTCACATGTGTCCCAATTTATATCTCAGAAACATCTTCGCCAGATATGAGGGGATCACTGGGAACTATGCCACagtttatgttcatcgttgggatAATCTTTTCCTATTGCATGGTATTTTGGATGACCCTGGTGTCTTCTTATAACTGGAGAGTTATGGTTGGCTCAATTTTCGCTCCTTCCATTGTGTACTTTGCTTTATTGGTGTTCTACTTGCCAGAGTCGCCTAGGTGGCTTGTAAGCGATGGAAAAATTAGTGAGGCCAGAATTTCTCTACAGTGGCTTAGAGGGAAGGATGATGTTTCAG GTGAAATATCTCTTATTGTTGATGGTATAAACATTATACCGGGCATGGGCATTGGAGGAAACGCTAGTAGCAATCCTCAAGGTCAAAGTTTTGTTCGAACCAGCACCAGCCAACTCTCACGTTATAGTAGTTTGTATTGGCACCTTTCAGACCCACTAGTTGATCTTCTTGGAAGTATACATGAGAATATGTCAGACACAGGAGGTGTGAGAAACAATTTCTTCCCAGCCTTCCACAGTTTTAATTTTGTAGAACGTGAACGGATGGATGAGTACAGGGAAGAGGACGACAGTGTTCAACAGAACAGGGAGGCTTATCCTGGCGATGAAGGCAATAATGGAGATGGGTTACAGGCTTCTCTCCTTTCCCAGGGTGCAAGTGCAGAAGGATATGATACAAATGCCCCCTTTACATCTGAAGGGAGTTCTTCATATTTAAGAAGGCATGGCACAACAGGGCTTGTGCAAGAATTTGCGGCATCTTtacaagatcatgacattgaagaagaagaagaaatccATGAAGCGGCATTATTTTCTCATCAGCCTGCACATCATGATGTGGAAGGCACAAGGATACATCCATCAAGACAGCAAATTGTCCGGCTATCTGAAACCGCTGATATAAAGCCTAAATGGAGGGTACTTCTTCAGCCAGGAGTCAGGCATGCTCTGTGCCATGGCATGTTAATTCAAGCTCTTCAGGAG TCTGCAGGAATCAATGGCCTTCTACGCTACAGTCCCCAGATTCTTGAACAAGTTGGAGTAGTTAGTTTGTTTTCAGACATTGGACTTGGTTCGCATTCAACAGCGATCCTCATAAGTGCCCTTAATGCTTTGCTCATGCTGCCTTGTATAACTGCTTCAATGATCCTGATGGATATCTGCGGACGAAG GGCTCTTCTCCTTTTCACTACTCCTATCCTAATGTTGTCACTGAGTGCAATACCTCTGTCCTCCATAATGAACATGGGATCTGTGGCGCAAGCAATCCTCTTCCAAGTAGCGTTAACCATTTGCTTCTGCTCTTATGTCGTTGGTTTGGGCCCGATACCAAATATTCTGTGCTCTGAGATGTTTCCGACCAGGGCCCGTGCAACATGTGCAAGTTTTTGTTCACTTTCCTTCTGGTTCGGTAGGCTGCTTTCGATATATTGCTTTCCAGTGATGCTGAGTACCATTGGGCTCACAGGAGCATGTGGTGTCTATGCATTCATGTGCTCCATCATTCTTCTGTTCATCTACTTAAGAGTGCCGGAGACGAAAGGTCTTCCCTTGGAGCTCATTGCTGAGATCTTTAAATTTTCAAAGCAAGAATATTGA
- the LOC127295340 gene encoding monosaccharide-sensing protein 2 isoform X3, translated as MEKEFDLQNGHSIQGIIVAVSVFGAVVVTIFSGSLLDWLGRRAVLIYSSLLLFSGGVLMLWSPNIYTLLLARLIVGSGSGLVFTCVPIYISETSSPDMRGSLGTMPQFMFIVGIIFSYCMVFWMTLVSSYNWRVMVGSIFAPSIVYFALLVFYLPESPRWLVSDGKISEARISLQWLRGKDDVSGEISLIVDGINIIPGMGIGGNASSNPQGQSFVRTSTSQLSRYSSLYWHLSDPLVDLLGSIHENMSDTGGVRNNFFPAFHSFNFVERERMDEYREEDDSVQQNREAYPGDEGNNGDGLQASLLSQGASAEGYDTNAPFTSEGSSSYLRRHGTTGLVQEFAASLQDHDIEEEEEIHEAALFSHQPAHHDVEGTRIHPSRQQIVRLSETADIKPKWRVLLQPGVRHALCHGMLIQALQESAGINGLLRYSPQILEQVGVVSLFSDIGLGSHSTAILISALNALLMLPCITASMILMDICGRRALLLFTTPILMLSLSAIPLSSIMNMGSVAQAILFQVALTICFCSYVVGLGPIPNILCSEMFPTRARATCASFCSLSFWFGRLLSIYCFPVMLSTIGLTGACGVYAFMCSIILLFIYLRVPETKGLPLELIAEIFKFSKQEY; from the exons ATGGAAAAGGAATTTGACTTGCAGAATGGACATTCAATCCAGGGAATAATTGTAGCAGTTTCAGTTTTTGGGGCTGTTGTGGTCACAATATTCTCTGGATCACTATTGGATTGGCTTGGAAGACGTGCTGTATTGATTTACTCATCTCTGCTATTATTTTCCGGTGGCGTCCTAATGTTGTGGTCTCCAAACATCTATACCCTACTCCTAGCAAGGCTAATTGTTGGATCAGGAAGTGGTTTGGTTTTCACATGTGTCCCAATTTATATCTCAGAAACATCTTCGCCAGATATGAGGGGATCACTGGGAACTATGCCACagtttatgttcatcgttgggatAATCTTTTCCTATTGCATGGTATTTTGGATGACCCTGGTGTCTTCTTATAACTGGAGAGTTATGGTTGGCTCAATTTTCGCTCCTTCCATTGTGTACTTTGCTTTATTGGTGTTCTACTTGCCAGAGTCGCCTAGGTGGCTTGTAAGCGATGGAAAAATTAGTGAGGCCAGAATTTCTCTACAGTGGCTTAGAGGGAAGGATGATGTTTCAG GTGAAATATCTCTTATTGTTGATGGTATAAACATTATACCGGGCATGGGCATTGGAGGAAACGCTAGTAGCAATCCTCAAGGTCAAAGTTTTGTTCGAACCAGCACCAGCCAACTCTCACGTTATAGTAGTTTGTATTGGCACCTTTCAGACCCACTAGTTGATCTTCTTGGAAGTATACATGAGAATATGTCAGACACAGGAGGTGTGAGAAACAATTTCTTCCCAGCCTTCCACAGTTTTAATTTTGTAGAACGTGAACGGATGGATGAGTACAGGGAAGAGGACGACAGTGTTCAACAGAACAGGGAGGCTTATCCTGGCGATGAAGGCAATAATGGAGATGGGTTACAGGCTTCTCTCCTTTCCCAGGGTGCAAGTGCAGAAGGATATGATACAAATGCCCCCTTTACATCTGAAGGGAGTTCTTCATATTTAAGAAGGCATGGCACAACAGGGCTTGTGCAAGAATTTGCGGCATCTTtacaagatcatgacattgaagaagaagaagaaatccATGAAGCGGCATTATTTTCTCATCAGCCTGCACATCATGATGTGGAAGGCACAAGGATACATCCATCAAGACAGCAAATTGTCCGGCTATCTGAAACCGCTGATATAAAGCCTAAATGGAGGGTACTTCTTCAGCCAGGAGTCAGGCATGCTCTGTGCCATGGCATGTTAATTCAAGCTCTTCAGGAG TCTGCAGGAATCAATGGCCTTCTACGCTACAGTCCCCAGATTCTTGAACAAGTTGGAGTAGTTAGTTTGTTTTCAGACATTGGACTTGGTTCGCATTCAACAGCGATCCTCATAAGTGCCCTTAATGCTTTGCTCATGCTGCCTTGTATAACTGCTTCAATGATCCTGATGGATATCTGCGGACGAAG GGCTCTTCTCCTTTTCACTACTCCTATCCTAATGTTGTCACTGAGTGCAATACCTCTGTCCTCCATAATGAACATGGGATCTGTGGCGCAAGCAATCCTCTTCCAAGTAGCGTTAACCATTTGCTTCTGCTCTTATGTCGTTGGTTTGGGCCCGATACCAAATATTCTGTGCTCTGAGATGTTTCCGACCAGGGCCCGTGCAACATGTGCAAGTTTTTGTTCACTTTCCTTCTGGTTCGGTAGGCTGCTTTCGATATATTGCTTTCCAGTGATGCTGAGTACCATTGGGCTCACAGGAGCATGTGGTGTCTATGCATTCATGTGCTCCATCATTCTTCTGTTCATCTACTTAAGAGTGCCGGAGACGAAAGGTCTTCCCTTGGAGCTCATTGCTGAGATCTTTAAATTTTCAAAGCAAGAATATTGA